A stretch of bacterium DNA encodes these proteins:
- a CDS encoding methionine adenosyltransferase, with product MRNILVETLSGVPVGDTQVEMVERKGIGHPDSICDAIMDRVSVELSKEYLSQFGHILHHNIDKAFLVAGDAQVRFGGGTIREPMKLIFGDRAAYGLNGRELPIREIAIRTAKNWIRENLRFVDPGGSDDQDGPHMMYQNEIKPGSAELVDIFSRDTAGANDTSAAVGYWPMTETERLVRETEQYINSRTFKEEFPESGEDVKVMGVRMGRELRLTAAVAFVDRFIEGEAHYFRRKEALYDAVMAFLARRTTMDKVVFDLNTLDEPGRGINGVYLSVLGTSAESGDSGQIGRGNKVNGVIAINRPMGTEAAAGKNPVAHVGKIYSIFTHLVAQKVYEEVPGLREVYVWMVSQIGKPIDHPVTAAQIIPDKGLRKSAVTRRVREVLDRELAGIHVFCRDLAEGKYTVC from the coding sequence ATGCGGAATATCTTGGTCGAGACCTTGTCCGGGGTTCCGGTCGGGGACACGCAGGTCGAGATGGTGGAGCGGAAAGGCATCGGTCATCCGGACTCGATCTGCGACGCGATCATGGATCGGGTCTCCGTGGAGCTGAGCAAGGAGTACCTGAGCCAGTTCGGACACATCCTCCACCACAACATCGACAAAGCCTTTCTCGTCGCGGGAGACGCGCAGGTCCGGTTCGGGGGCGGCACGATCCGGGAGCCGATGAAGCTGATCTTCGGCGACCGGGCGGCGTACGGCCTCAACGGTCGCGAGCTGCCGATTCGCGAGATCGCGATCCGGACCGCCAAGAACTGGATCCGTGAAAACCTCCGGTTCGTCGACCCGGGAGGATCCGACGACCAGGACGGCCCGCACATGATGTACCAGAACGAGATCAAGCCCGGGTCGGCCGAACTGGTCGACATCTTCAGCCGCGACACCGCCGGCGCGAACGACACGTCGGCCGCCGTGGGCTACTGGCCCATGACGGAGACGGAGCGGCTGGTCCGCGAGACGGAACAGTACATCAATTCGCGCACGTTCAAGGAAGAGTTTCCTGAGTCCGGCGAGGACGTGAAGGTCATGGGCGTGCGGATGGGACGTGAGCTGCGCCTCACCGCGGCGGTGGCGTTCGTGGACCGGTTCATAGAGGGCGAGGCACACTACTTCCGCCGTAAGGAGGCGTTGTACGACGCCGTCATGGCGTTTCTGGCGAGACGCACGACGATGGACAAGGTGGTCTTCGATCTCAACACGCTGGACGAGCCGGGCAGAGGGATCAACGGCGTGTACCTGTCCGTGCTGGGTACGTCCGCGGAATCCGGCGACAGCGGCCAGATCGGACGTGGCAACAAGGTCAACGGGGTGATCGCGATCAACCGCCCGATGGGTACGGAAGCGGCCGCGGGAAAGAACCCCGTCGCGCACGTCGGCAAGATCTACTCAATCTTCACGCACCTAGTGGCGCAGAAAGTCTACGAGGAAGTGCCGGGGCTCCGGGAGGTCTACGTCTGGATGGTCAGCCAGATCGGGAAACCCATCGACCATCCGGTCACCGCGGCGCAGATCATTCCGGACAAGGGGCTGCGGAAGTCCGCGGTCACGCGTCGTGTCAGGGAGGTGCTCGACCGGGAGTTGGCCGGGATCCACGTCTTCTGCCGGGACCTGGCCGAGGGCAAATATACCGTGTGTTGA